Within Haematobia irritans isolate KBUSLIRL chromosome 2, ASM5000362v1, whole genome shotgun sequence, the genomic segment cgagcttgtgcaaaatttcagcacgattgcttcattattgaagactgtagcgtgattacaacaggcagacagacagacagacggacaggcggacatcgttatatcgtcttagaatttctccctgatcaagaatatatatactttatatagtcggaaatcgatatttcgatgtgttacaaacggaatgacaaacttattatacccccgtcaccattctatggtggtgggtataaaaacagcaaTAAAGGAATTTCAATTAACCATACCTAAGCCCCAATTGATAGATTGTTTATATTGTCGATAAACCTTTAATACCGATAAGCtttttatatctaaaataaaatatttgtgggaGAAATTCCTTtccatattattattattttataatgtgtttttattttgtgcaaaatatttatttatacacttctacagaaattaattaaaattttatattaaatgtatattaacaattattaaaaaatggaaCGAATAGTTAACATAGCAGTAAGAAGCACTATGGACAGATTTATAGCTGAGCTTGAATTGCATTTGGTCTCCGAACATACTTCACAGCTAACGGGCCTTGTATTTTCTGGGATTGTAACGTCTTGGCATGCTGCAATTCCACCGACACGTTTGGTACAACCTTTCTGTTTTTGGGTTACAGAACCACCATCTATTGGAAAAATTAacgtttaaattaaaaagaaaaatattattattagatTAATATTCTAAaactgaaatataaaaaaattttgaaaaaaaaatctttggaatttaatttttttaataaaatttcctacagaaattaggtacagcaaaaaatttcctatataaataaaatttaccgaaaatttcctatagaaatgaaaatttcagaaaattttttatagaaataaatttttcgaaaatttcctatagaaattaaacctaCCAAAaactacacacagagaagatattggttgaaaatcgattgttgtaatgaaaattctgcatttagaatgaaatcacagttgtgtcaattagaggtctgcacaattccatttgtaaatgcagagtacacgtgtacttgctacatgagtacatctatttgagagattcgcaaaacaattggtacacattttgatgaacaccaaaagccacgagtaacttcttgttgctactctgatgacttcactaccaacaaacacatattcctctttctctcttattgaagtgtactcagagtgatcacgtcgagtatgttgcgagaacaaaacttcatagagtactacaTGTACCacatgcagtttcagaaatacaaaaaaaaacagttagtctccataatatatgttttggtttgttataaagaggggcaaacgttaaggtaagtg encodes:
- the LOC142224152 gene encoding uncharacterized protein LOC142224152: MKFLTAVVFVTIIGQSIVLANELQCYKCVGDECNNETTTQVVNCHEDVPGGTIADTFNCYTFRYEDGGSVTQKQKGCTKRVGGIAACQDVTIPENTRPVSCEVCSETKCNSSSAINLSIVLLTAMLTIRSIF